A genomic region of archaeon BMS3Bbin15 contains the following coding sequences:
- the dcd_2 gene encoding deoxycytidine triphosphate deaminase, whose translation MYLGHSEILRRIKGEKLLTNVIEDNVQGAGVDLRVDKLYRLSSEAYLGVKDRRLPEVEEIEEEPFTIEAGEYYLCMTAEEVNMPGDLIAFIYQRSTLFRSGVTLRTAVVDPGYRGKLTIGLVNESRKNFVLERESRIAQIVFSELGGESRNYRGRYQGGKLV comes from the coding sequence ATGTATCTGGGACATAGTGAGATTCTGAGAAGAATAAAAGGGGAGAAGTTATTAACAAACGTTATTGAGGATAATGTGCAGGGTGCCGGTGTGGACCTCAGGGTTGATAAACTTTACAGACTCTCTTCTGAGGCTTATCTTGGAGTGAAAGATAGAAGGCTTCCTGAGGTGGAGGAAATTGAAGAAGAACCCTTTACCATTGAGGCAGGTGAATATTACCTCTGTATGACGGCAGAGGAGGTTAATATGCCAGGTGATTTGATTGCCTTCATCTACCAGCGCAGCACTCTCTTCAGAAGCGGTGTAACATTGAGGACAGCCGTTGTGGACCCTGGCTACAGGGGAAAGCTCACCATAGGTCTGGTCAATGAAAGCAGAAAAAATTTTGTTCTTGAGAGAGAATCGAGAATTGCGCAGATAGTTTTCTCAGAGCTTGGAGGAGAATCAAGAAATTACAGGGGTAGATATCAGGGTGGAAAGCTGGTATGA